In Ptychodera flava strain L36383 unplaced genomic scaffold, AS_Pfla_20210202 Scaffold_79__1_contigs__length_559180_pilon, whole genome shotgun sequence, a single genomic region encodes these proteins:
- the LOC139128940 gene encoding uncharacterized protein, translated as MKLCLAFVIFSLGRLVSGFMVDSDKLYDMPEKLDLLSESSIDNESAGLLRVLLSGRVPVSMSRVMLLRYFDKRGFHTPALPILRGLHGREDLAMTLIMFNQMENALLDKVETVRDDKVYLFQADPLLNISLFYLENTKTKGFFPDLLKEVCKDAGKKCKIVYDTYNRCHMSDDRYDYEGAGQGLLAKHFDGCLLSVNSELANAVALSDRITNYNAPSRFFVPTGNPGNFNPNNITGRKIGFIHGWESNFRCLRENNVVGARLLGPHQIFSQDIYKLLNNVKTQQIDAAFVALAPEYGVDDEDLRMLGVMPVDVEPVGDVLYCGDGDALATRKDSRVIKWFNASLRRLKKSGKYAEYAERHE; from the exons ATGAAGTTGTGCTTGGCGTTTGTGATTTTCTCCCTCGGCCGTTTGGTTAGCG GATTTATGGTCGATAGTGATAAGCTCTATGACatgccagagaagcttgacctGCTTTCTGAAAGCTCAATCGACAATGAGTCAGCTGGTCTTCTCCGCGTTCTGTTGTCGGGTCGAGTTCCTGTATCAATGTCACGTGTAATGCTTCTCCGATATTTCGACAAG CGTGGCTTTCATACACCCGCACTACCCATCCTTCGAGGGCTTCATGGTCGGGAAGATTTAGCAATGACGCTCATAATGTTCAATCAAATGGAAAATGCCCTACTTGACAAGGTGGAGACAGTACGTGATGACAAAGTCTACCTTTTCCAAGCAGACCCTCTATTGAATATctcattgttttattt AGAGAATACGAAGACCAAAGGTTTCTTTCCAGATCTGCTTAAAGAGG TGTGTAAGGATGCTGGCAAGAAATGCAAGATAGTATACGACACATACAACAGATGCCACATGTCTGATGACAGATATGATTACGAAGGCGCAGGACAAG GCCTACTTGCCAAGCATTTTGATGGATGTCTCTTGTCAGTGAACAGCGAGCTAGCTAATGCGGTGGCGTTATCAGACAGAATAACCAACTACAATGCACCATCTCGTTTCTTTGTCCCCACTGGTAACCCGGGTAACTTTAACCCGAACAATATTACGGGCAGAAAGATAG GCTTTATCCATGGATGGGAGAGCAACTTCCGTTGTCTGAGAGAAAACAACGTGGTTGGAGCAAGGTTGCTTGGTCCACATCAAATATTCTCGCAGGATATCTATAAACTGCTTAACAACGTTAAAACTCAGCAG ATAGATGCCGCCTTCGTAGCGCTTGCCCCCGAATATGGAGTTGATGACGAGGATTTACGTATGTTGGGAGTTATGCCAGTTGATGTGGAGCCAGTAGGAGACGTTCTTTACTGTGGCGATGGTGATGCTTTAGCAACTCGCAAGGACAGTCGGGTGATTAAATGGTTTAATGCTTCACTGCGAAGACTAAAGAAGAGCGGCAAGTATGCGGAGTATGCAGAACGGCACGAATAG